A genomic stretch from Telopea speciosissima isolate NSW1024214 ecotype Mountain lineage chromosome 7, Tspe_v1, whole genome shotgun sequence includes:
- the LOC122667985 gene encoding probable hexosyltransferase MUCI70 isoform X2 has product MGRRAWSTSLLFQSKSFCFSLLYLFTTLFLALYSTISTKCIFRSSSPFNPIQKSLFSYPPTYGEHKYAIPTVRSSCTSPVFFSDYSMVLKDIKEICQNSSSSTSTLNYPPKKAESFAGNFSTKERMSYFDHRDDQVEVPCGFMKQFPFSDSDRIAMESCKEVVVVSAIFGDHDKIRQPKGLGSKTLETVCFIMFIDDLTLKGLQSHYLLINESQEHKLGVWRIVTVSENVDMAISKHPYYIHTIEEAMATVRWKKWGNVDSLKEQMEVYCQNGLKPWTSHKLPYTTDVPDTALILRRHGVRSNLFSCLMFNELEAFNPRDQLAFAYVRDKMNPKIKLNMFEVEVFEQIVWEFRHNLIKHGGGRSPADQLPMPRTKWKDVFINNGSRSCNCSSYLLPNVAGIP; this is encoded by the exons ATGGGAAGGAGAGCATGGTCAACCTCTCTCCTCTTCCAATCCAAAagcttctgtttctctcttctctatctcttcaCAACTCTGTTTCTCGCTCTGTATTCCACAATTTCAACCAAATGCATCTTCAGATCTTCTTCACCATTCAATCCAATCCAGAAATCCCTCTTTTCTTATCCTCCCACTTATGGGGAACACAAATATGCTATCCCAACTGTCAGATCCTCCTGCACTTCCCCTGTTTTCTTCTCAG ATTATTCCATGGTCTTGAAGGATATCAAAGAAATCTGCCAgaattcttcatcttctacatcAACTCTGAATTATCCGCCAAAGAAGGCTGAGAGCTTTGCAGGGAATTTTAGTACCAAAGAGAGGATGTCTTATTTTGATCACAGAGATGATCAGGTGGAGGTGCCTTGCGGATTCATGAAGCAATTCCCCTTTAGTGATTCTG ATAGAATTGCTATGGAGAGCTGCAAGGAAGTGGTAGTAGTCTCAGCAATTTTTGGTGACCATGACAAAATCCGTCAACCAAAAGGCCTCGGATCGAAAACCTTGGAAACAGTTTGTTTCATTATGTTCATAGATGATCTCACTCTGAAAGGTCTTCAATCTCATTACCTTCTTATCAATGAAAGCCAAGAACATAAACTAGGTGTATGGAGAATCGTTACTGTTTCTG AGAATGTGGACATGGCTATATCCAAGCATCCTTACTATATTCATACAATTGAAGAGGCAATGGCAACTGTAAGGTGGAAGAAATGGGGAAATGTTGATTCTTTGAAGGAGCAAATGGAGGTGTACTGCCAAAATGGTTTAAAGCCATGGACAAGCCACAAGCTCCCATATACCACAG ATGTACCAGACACTGCTCTGATACTGAGGAGACATGGAGTTAGAAGCAACCTTTTCTCCTGCCTTATGTTCAATGAATTGGAAGCTTTCAACCCAAGAGATCAATTGGCTTTTGCATATGTAAGAGACAAAATGAATCCAAAGATAAAGCTGAACATGTTTGAAGTTGAAGTGTTTGAGCAAATTGTTTGGGAATTTAGGCATAACCTGATCAAACATGGTGGAGGAAGAAGTCCAGCAGATCAACTGCCAATGCCAAGAACAAAATGGAAGGATGTGTTTATTAATAATGGCAGCCGTAGTTGTAACTGTTCCAGTTATCTTCTACCAAATGTGGCGGGA
- the LOC122667985 gene encoding uncharacterized protein LOC122667985 isoform X3, whose amino-acid sequence MGRRAWSTSLLFQSKSFCFSLLYLFTTLFLALYSTISTKCIFRSSSPFNPIQKSLFSYPPTYGEHKYAIPTVRSSCTSPVFFSDYSMVLKDIKEICQNSSSSTSTLNYPPKKAESFAGNFSTKERMSYFDHRDDQVEVPCGFMKQFPFSDSENVDMAISKHPYYIHTIEEAMATVRWKKWGNVDSLKEQMEVYCQNGLKPWTSHKLPYTTDVPDTALILRRHGVRSNLFSCLMFNELEAFNPRDQLAFAYVRDKMNPKIKLNMFEVEVFEQIVWEFRHNLIKHGGGRSPADQLPMPRTKWKDVFINNGSRSCNCSSYLLPNVAGIP is encoded by the exons ATGGGAAGGAGAGCATGGTCAACCTCTCTCCTCTTCCAATCCAAAagcttctgtttctctcttctctatctcttcaCAACTCTGTTTCTCGCTCTGTATTCCACAATTTCAACCAAATGCATCTTCAGATCTTCTTCACCATTCAATCCAATCCAGAAATCCCTCTTTTCTTATCCTCCCACTTATGGGGAACACAAATATGCTATCCCAACTGTCAGATCCTCCTGCACTTCCCCTGTTTTCTTCTCAG ATTATTCCATGGTCTTGAAGGATATCAAAGAAATCTGCCAgaattcttcatcttctacatcAACTCTGAATTATCCGCCAAAGAAGGCTGAGAGCTTTGCAGGGAATTTTAGTACCAAAGAGAGGATGTCTTATTTTGATCACAGAGATGATCAGGTGGAGGTGCCTTGCGGATTCATGAAGCAATTCCCCTTTAGTGATTCTG AGAATGTGGACATGGCTATATCCAAGCATCCTTACTATATTCATACAATTGAAGAGGCAATGGCAACTGTAAGGTGGAAGAAATGGGGAAATGTTGATTCTTTGAAGGAGCAAATGGAGGTGTACTGCCAAAATGGTTTAAAGCCATGGACAAGCCACAAGCTCCCATATACCACAG ATGTACCAGACACTGCTCTGATACTGAGGAGACATGGAGTTAGAAGCAACCTTTTCTCCTGCCTTATGTTCAATGAATTGGAAGCTTTCAACCCAAGAGATCAATTGGCTTTTGCATATGTAAGAGACAAAATGAATCCAAAGATAAAGCTGAACATGTTTGAAGTTGAAGTGTTTGAGCAAATTGTTTGGGAATTTAGGCATAACCTGATCAAACATGGTGGAGGAAGAAGTCCAGCAGATCAACTGCCAATGCCAAGAACAAAATGGAAGGATGTGTTTATTAATAATGGCAGCCGTAGTTGTAACTGTTCCAGTTATCTTCTACCAAATGTGGCGGGA
- the LOC122667985 gene encoding probable hexosyltransferase MUCI70 isoform X1 — MGRRAWSTSLLFQSKSFCFSLLYLFTTLFLALYSTISTKCIFRSSSPFNPIQKSLFSYPPTYGEHKYAIPTVRSSCTSPVFFSDYSMVLKDIKEICQNSSSSTSTLNYPPKKAESFAGNFSTKERMSYFDHRDDQVEVPCGFMKQFPFSDSDRIAMESCKEVVVVSAIFGDHDKIRQPKGLGSKTLETVCFIMFIDDLTLKGLQSHYLLINESQEHKLGVWRIVTVSGELPYKNPAMNGVIPKHLVHRLFPNSKFSIWLDAKLQLMVDPLLLIHSLVISENVDMAISKHPYYIHTIEEAMATVRWKKWGNVDSLKEQMEVYCQNGLKPWTSHKLPYTTDVPDTALILRRHGVRSNLFSCLMFNELEAFNPRDQLAFAYVRDKMNPKIKLNMFEVEVFEQIVWEFRHNLIKHGGGRSPADQLPMPRTKWKDVFINNGSRSCNCSSYLLPNVAGIP; from the exons ATGGGAAGGAGAGCATGGTCAACCTCTCTCCTCTTCCAATCCAAAagcttctgtttctctcttctctatctcttcaCAACTCTGTTTCTCGCTCTGTATTCCACAATTTCAACCAAATGCATCTTCAGATCTTCTTCACCATTCAATCCAATCCAGAAATCCCTCTTTTCTTATCCTCCCACTTATGGGGAACACAAATATGCTATCCCAACTGTCAGATCCTCCTGCACTTCCCCTGTTTTCTTCTCAG ATTATTCCATGGTCTTGAAGGATATCAAAGAAATCTGCCAgaattcttcatcttctacatcAACTCTGAATTATCCGCCAAAGAAGGCTGAGAGCTTTGCAGGGAATTTTAGTACCAAAGAGAGGATGTCTTATTTTGATCACAGAGATGATCAGGTGGAGGTGCCTTGCGGATTCATGAAGCAATTCCCCTTTAGTGATTCTG ATAGAATTGCTATGGAGAGCTGCAAGGAAGTGGTAGTAGTCTCAGCAATTTTTGGTGACCATGACAAAATCCGTCAACCAAAAGGCCTCGGATCGAAAACCTTGGAAACAGTTTGTTTCATTATGTTCATAGATGATCTCACTCTGAAAGGTCTTCAATCTCATTACCTTCTTATCAATGAAAGCCAAGAACATAAACTAGGTGTATGGAGAATCGTTACTGTTTCTGGTGAGCTTCCATATAAAAATCCAGCCATGAATGGAGTAATACCCAAGCATTTGGTTCACAGGCTCTTCCCAAATTCTAAATTCAGTATTTGGTTGGACGCGAAGCTGCAATTAATGGTTGATCCATTGCTGTTAATCCATTCTCTTGTTATATCAGAGAATGTGGACATGGCTATATCCAAGCATCCTTACTATATTCATACAATTGAAGAGGCAATGGCAACTGTAAGGTGGAAGAAATGGGGAAATGTTGATTCTTTGAAGGAGCAAATGGAGGTGTACTGCCAAAATGGTTTAAAGCCATGGACAAGCCACAAGCTCCCATATACCACAG ATGTACCAGACACTGCTCTGATACTGAGGAGACATGGAGTTAGAAGCAACCTTTTCTCCTGCCTTATGTTCAATGAATTGGAAGCTTTCAACCCAAGAGATCAATTGGCTTTTGCATATGTAAGAGACAAAATGAATCCAAAGATAAAGCTGAACATGTTTGAAGTTGAAGTGTTTGAGCAAATTGTTTGGGAATTTAGGCATAACCTGATCAAACATGGTGGAGGAAGAAGTCCAGCAGATCAACTGCCAATGCCAAGAACAAAATGGAAGGATGTGTTTATTAATAATGGCAGCCGTAGTTGTAACTGTTCCAGTTATCTTCTACCAAATGTGGCGGGA
- the LOC122666677 gene encoding probable carboxylesterase 18 — translation MSTTNSPVLPWKTKIILSILDVFSDAVRRTNGTINRRLINFMEPKVPANNIPFQGVKTSDVTIDATRNLWFRLFTPTETPSDVSLPVITFYHGGGFCLLSADAKAYDFVCRRFARKFPAVVVSVNYRLSPEYRFPSHYDDGFDTLKFLDEAKTENFGFPANADLSRCFLAGDSAGGNLAHHVAVRSGKADFKRVRVIGQISIQPFFGGEKLTESEIRLVNVPLIASERTDWMWKVFLPEGENKDHEAVNVSGPRAFDIRGVKYPETMVVVGGFDPLQDRQREFYEWLKRSGKEAKLLEYPKSIHAFYVFPELFESSLFIEEAMDFIRKVCDKVKN, via the coding sequence atgtcCACCACAAACTCGCCGGTGCTTCCATGGAAGACAAAGATCATCCTCAGCATCCTCGACGTCTTTTCAGACGCTGTGCGTCGTACTAACGGCACCATCAACCGCCGTTTGATCAATTTCATGGAACCCAAAGTCCCCGCCAACAACATACCCTTCCAGGGCGTCAAAACCTCCGACGTAACCATTGATGCCACTCGAAACCTCTGGTTTCGCCTCTTCACACCAACGGAAACCCCCTCTGATGTTAGCCTCCCAGTCATCACCTTCTACCACGGCGGAGGATTCTGTCTCCTCAGTGCCGATGCCAAAGCCTACGACTTCGTATGCCGTCGATTCGCCCGTAAATTCCCCGCCGTAGTCGTTTCCGTCAACTACCGCCTCTCTCCTGAATACCGATTTCCGTCACATTACGACGACGGATTCGACACTCTTAAATTCCTCGACGAAGCGAAAACCGAAAACTTTGGTTTTCCGGCGAATGCCGATCTCTCTCGGTGCTTCCTCGCCGGGGACTCTGCCGGGGGTAACCTTGCCCACCATGTCGCCGTCAGATCTGGGAAAGCTGATTTCAAGAGAGTCAGAGTGATCGGACAGATCTCGATCCAGCCATTCTTCGGTGGGGAAAAGCTGACGGAGTCGGAAATTAGGTTGGTGAATGTGCCGCTTATAGCCTCGGAGAGGACGGATTGGATGTGGAAGGTGTTCTTGCCGGAAGGAGAGAACAAAGATCATGAAGCGGTGAATGTGTCGGGGCCGAGGGCATTCGATATTAGGGGAGTGAAATATCCAGagacaatggtggtggtgggagggTTCGATCCGTTGCAGGATAGACAGAGAGAGTTCTACGAATGGCTAAAGAGATCTGGGAAGGAAGCCAAGCTGCTGGAGTATCCAAAATCTATTCATGCTTTTTACGTGTTTCCCGAACTGTTCGAATCTTCCCTGTTTATCGAGGAAGCCATGGATTTTATTCGTAAGGTATGCGATAAGGTCAAGAACTGA
- the LOC122669866 gene encoding probable carboxylesterase 18, whose product MSATNSPAESPVLPWKLKINLTVVDFFSDAMRRSNGTINRRLVNFFEPKVPANNIPFKGVKTSDVTIDATRNLWFRLFTPTEAPSDVSLPVIVFFHGGGFSFLSADAKAYDFVCRRFARKFPAVVVSVNYRLSPEHRFPSHYDDGFDTLKFLDEAQTVSFGFPANADLSRCFFAGDSAGGNLAHHVAVRSGKADFKRVRVIGQISIQPFFGGEKLTESEIRLVNVPIVSLERTDWMWKVFLPEGENRDHEAVNVSGPKAVDIRGVKYPETMVVVGGFDPLKDRQREFYEWLKRCGKEAKLLEYPKSIHAFYLFPQLPESFLFIEEAMDFVRKVCDKVKN is encoded by the coding sequence ATGTCCGCTACAAACTCGCCAGCAGAGTCGCCGGTGCTTCCATGGAAGCTGAAGATCAATCTCACCGTCGTCGACTTCTTTTCAGACGCCATGCGTCGTTCTAACGGCACTATCAACCGACGTTTGGTCAATTTCTTCGAACCGAAAGTCCCCGCCAACAACATACCCTTCAAGGGCGTAAAAACCTCCGATGTAACCATCGACGCCACTCGAAACCTCTGGTTTCGCCTTTTCACACCAACAGAAGCCCCCTCTGATGTTAGTCTCCCCGTCATCGTCTTCTTCCACGGTGGTGGATTCTCTTTCCTCAGTGCCGATGCCAAAGCCTACGACTTTGTATGCCGTCGATTCGCCCGTAAATTCCCCGCCGTAGTCGTTTCCGTCAACTACCGCCTCTCTCCGGAGCACCGATTTCCATCACATTACGACGACGGATTCGACACTCTTAAATTCCTAGACGAAGCGCAAACCGTAAGCTTTGGTTTTCCGGCGAATGCCGATCTCTCTCGGTGCTTCTTCGCCGGGGATTCTGCCGGGGGTAATCTTGCCCACCATGTCGCCGTCAGATCTGGGAAAGCTGATTTCAAGAGAGTCAGAGTGATCGGACAGATCTCGATACAGCCGTTCTTCGGTGGGGAAAAGCTGACGGAATCGGAAATTAGGTTGGTGAATGTGCCGATTGTATCGTTGGAGAGGACGGATTGGATGTGGAAGGTGTTCTTGCCGGAAGGAGAgaacagagaccatgaagcagTGAATGTGTCGGGGCCGAAGGCAGTGGATATTAGGGGAGTAAAGTATCCGGAGACGATGGTGGTGGTAGGAGGGTTCGATCCGTTGAAGGACAGGCAGAGAGAGTTCTACGAGTGGCTCAAGAGATGTGGGAAGGAAGCCAAGCTGCTAGAGTATCCAAAAAGTATTCATGCTTTTTACCTGTTTCCCCAATTGCCTGAATCTTTCCTGTTTATCGAGGAAGCCATGGATTTTGTTCGTAAGGTATGCGATAAGGTCAAGAACTGA
- the LOC122667454 gene encoding probable carboxylesterase 18 — MTRNILTETPVLPWKPKIVLFGATLLMNLTRRPNGTLNRRLLNLVNHTVPARNKARQGVKTLDITIDATRNLGFRLFIPTKPPPDVILPVIIFFHGGGFAFFSPNSRHYDNVCRRFAREIPAVIVSVNYRLLPEHGYPSQYDDGFDTLKFLDQQRLDGFPANADLSRCFLVGDSAGGNLAHHVACRAGKAELRQVRVIGQISIQSFFGGEERTESEIRLKKMPIVSLGLTDWLWKAFLPEGGNRDHEAVNVMGPRAVDINGMEYPETVVVVGGFDPLQDRQREFYNWLKRSGKEVKLIEYPNAVHGFYLFPEIPESSHFMKEARDFVHKVSATFKK; from the coding sequence ATGACAAGAAACATATTGACAGAAACACCGGTGCTTCCATGGAAGCCGAAGATCGTCCTTTTTGGCGCTACCCTCCTCATGAATCTCACACGGCGTCCTAACGGAACTCTCAACCGCCGTCTACTGAATTTAGTGAACCACACAGTTCCCGCGAGGAACAAAGCCCGTCAAGGTGTCAAAACATTAGACATAACCATCGACGCCACCCGAAACCTCGGGTTTCGCCTCTTCATCCCCACCAAACCCCCACCCGACGTCATTCTCCCggtcatcatcttcttccatggCGGAGGATTCGCCTTCTTCAGCCCTAATTCTAGGCACTACGACAATGTCTGCCGTCGTTTCGCCAGGGAGATCCCTGCCGTCATCGTCTCCGTCAACTACCGTCTATTGCCGGAGCATGGCTACCCCTCACAGTACGACGACGGCTTCGACACTCTCAAGTTCCTCGACCAACAGAGACTCGACGGTTTTCCGGCAAATGCTGACCTCTCACGGTGCTTTCTTGTTGGCGACAGTGCCGGGGGGAATCTGGCCCACCACGTCGCATGCAGAGCCGGAAAGGCTGAATTACGACAAGTGAGGGTGATCGGGCAAATATCCATACAATCCTTCTTCGGCGGTGAGGAGAGGACAGAGTCGGAGATCAGATTGAAGAAGATGCCCATCGTGTCGTTGGGTTTGACAGATTGGCTGTGGAAGGCGTTCTTGCCTGAAGGAGGaaacagagaccatgaagcggTGAACGTGATGGGGCCGAGGGCGGTGGATATAAATGGAATGGAGTATCCGGagacagtggtggtggtgggaggaTTTGATCCGTTGCAGGATAGGCAGAGAGAGTTCTATAATTGGCTTAAGAGATCTGGGAAAGAAGTGAAACTGATAGAGTATCCAAACGCAGTTCATGGGTTTTATTTGTTTCCTGAAATACCTGAATCTTCTCATTTTATGAAGGAGGCCAGGGATTTTGTTCATAAGGTATCTGCTACGTTCAAGAAGTGA
- the LOC122667455 gene encoding probable carboxylesterase 18, which yields MPLNIQKFGGGFSASDNGGSDGGGDGGNGGGCGGGNSVGGSRGGGCGPLVVEALEAVAAVVEVMRRNGSINRCLVNLVNLKIPARNKPRKGVKTIDITIDPTRNLWFRLFIPTKISSNVVLPVIVFFHGGGFAFLRPDFKYYDSVCRRIARNTPAVIVSVNYRLSPEHRFPSQYDDGFDTLKFLDETKINGFPPNSDLSRCFLAGDSAGANLAHHVACRAGGVEFRRLRVIGQISIQPFFGGEERTASEIRMANGILVTLKRTDWLWKAFLPEGENRDHEAVNVTGPRAVDVRGVKYPETMVVMGGFDPLQDRQREFYEWLKRSEKEVKLLEYPNAIHAFYLFRKLPEASKFMGEVKDFVQNVSAKFTK from the exons atgccATTGAATATCCAAAAATTTGGTGGTGGTTTTAGTGCTAGTGATAATGGTGGCAGTGAtggcggtggtgatggtggcaatggtggtggttgtggtggaGGTAATAGTGTTGGTGGCAGTAGAGGAGGTGGTTGTGGACCTCTGGTGGTGGAGGCGCTAGAGGCAGTGGCGGCAGTGGTGGAGGTGATG CGTCGTAATGGTTCTATCAACCGTTGTCTGGTTAACTTGGTAAACCTCAAAATCCCTGCAAGGAACAAACCCCGGAAAGGTGTCAAAACCATAGACATAACCATAGACCCTACGAGAAACCTCTGGTTTCGTCTCTTCATCCCCACCAAAATCTCCTCCAATGTCGTCCTCCCCGTTATCGTTTTCTTCCATGGCGGAGGTTTCGCTTTCCTCCGCCCTGATTTTAAGTACTACGACAGTGTCTGTCGTCGCATTGCTAGAAATACTCCTGCCGTTATAGTCTCTGTCAACTATCGCCTATCGCCGGAACACCGCTTTCCGTCACAGTACGACGATGGCTTCGACACTCTTAAATTCCTCGATGAAACAAAAATCAACGGTTTTCCCCCAAATTCAGATCTCTCGCGATGCTTTCTGGCTGGTGACAGTGCTGGAGCCAACCTGGCGCATCATGTAGCATGCAGAGCTGGAGGAGTGGAGTTCCGGCGTCTGAGGGTGATCGGACAGATTTCGATACAGCCATTCTTCGGCGGCGAAGAGAGGACGGCGTCGGAGATTCGGATGGCAAATGGTATATTGGTGACGCTGAAACGGACGGATTGGCTGTGGAAGGCGTTTTTGCCGGAAGGAGAgaacagagaccatgaagcagTGAACGTGACGGGGCCGAGGGCGGTGGATGTAAGGGGAGTGAAGTATCCAGAGACGATGGTGGTGATGGGTGGTTTCGATCCGTTGCAGGACAGGCAGAGAGAGTTCTACGAGTGGCTAAAGAGATCTGAGAAAGAAGTGAAGCTATTAGAGTATCCAAACGCAATTCATGCTTTCTATTTATTTCGTAAACTCCCAGAAGCTTCTAAGTTTATGGGGGAGGTCAAGGATTTTGTCCAAAACGTTTCTGCTAAGTTCACCAAATGA